Proteins encoded within one genomic window of Acidiferrobacter thiooxydans:
- a CDS encoding dihydrolipoyl dehydrogenase family protein — protein sequence MECDLLVIGSGPGGYRAAVLAALRGLSTIIVEKATWGGCCLNRGCVPKKDWYHTARVLDSARHFEKRGIVGSLRGDLAQAWRHQREVVVAVRDSYQSYLKRLGVTALTGHARFQDQNTVIVEPGGDTISPRAVIIATGSAPHVPEGFAVTPGRVLHSDLLFDEPAPEGARVLIVGGGVVALEFAYILRTFGREVTWLARQDPFARPEFSTPAMKLLRTAMADVGLAPIRAGARTLTTTETGVSVTTTGGEIMTADWALLATGRRPVTEGLDLARVGVRLDARGHIVVDDKMRAAGTTIYAIGDCVAGPMTANRALYEAGVVIDNILAPGSRRRDLTRVPEAVYSAIELARVGLTEEQAEDEGHEPGVGFAAFETSPRALGQDEPEGYVRLIADLDNGAFLGGEVLGAEAGELIHMLTASPSLGALRRIAGTGFNHPSRSEEFQNAVETLAAKWRLQGYVFGAGDGAQDAS from the coding sequence ATGGAGTGCGATCTTCTGGTGATCGGATCCGGGCCCGGTGGCTACCGGGCGGCGGTATTGGCGGCGCTGCGTGGGCTGAGCACCATTATTGTCGAAAAGGCCACGTGGGGCGGGTGCTGCCTGAACCGCGGGTGCGTCCCCAAGAAGGACTGGTACCATACCGCGCGCGTGCTCGATTCCGCACGTCATTTCGAAAAGCGCGGTATCGTGGGCAGCCTGCGCGGTGATCTCGCGCAGGCGTGGCGCCATCAACGCGAGGTGGTCGTGGCAGTGCGCGACAGCTACCAGTCGTATCTAAAGCGCCTGGGCGTAACCGCGCTCACGGGGCATGCGCGGTTCCAGGACCAAAACACAGTCATCGTAGAGCCAGGCGGCGACACGATCTCGCCGCGCGCCGTGATCATTGCCACCGGCTCTGCGCCCCATGTCCCGGAGGGCTTCGCGGTGACGCCGGGGCGCGTCCTCCACAGCGATCTTTTGTTCGACGAGCCGGCGCCGGAAGGGGCGCGGGTGCTCATCGTGGGGGGCGGGGTGGTGGCCCTTGAGTTCGCCTATATCCTGCGGACCTTCGGTCGCGAGGTGACGTGGCTTGCGCGCCAGGATCCGTTTGCGCGGCCGGAGTTCAGTACACCGGCCATGAAGCTCTTGCGCACCGCCATGGCCGACGTGGGGCTCGCACCGATCCGTGCCGGGGCGCGCACGCTCACGACCACCGAGACCGGCGTGTCCGTTACCACCACCGGCGGTGAGATCATGACGGCGGATTGGGCCTTGCTCGCCACCGGCCGGCGGCCGGTCACTGAGGGGCTCGATCTGGCGCGCGTAGGGGTGCGCCTTGATGCCCGGGGTCACATCGTTGTCGACGATAAGATGCGTGCGGCCGGTACCACGATCTACGCCATCGGGGATTGCGTGGCGGGCCCCATGACCGCCAATCGCGCGCTCTACGAGGCCGGGGTTGTGATCGACAACATCCTGGCACCCGGGAGCCGTAGGCGGGACCTGACGCGCGTACCCGAGGCGGTCTACAGCGCCATCGAACTGGCGCGCGTGGGACTGACCGAGGAGCAGGCCGAGGATGAGGGCCACGAGCCCGGGGTCGGGTTCGCGGCCTTCGAGACCTCGCCTCGGGCGCTTGGCCAGGATGAGCCGGAGGGTTATGTGCGACTCATCGCCGATCTCGATAACGGCGCATTCCTTGGGGGCGAGGTCCTGGGCGCCGAGGCCGGCGAATTGATTCATATGCTCACCGCGAGCCCATCGCTTGGGGCCCTGCGCCGCATTGCCGGTACTGGCTTCAATCACCCCTCGCGCAGCGAGGAGTTCCAGAACGCTGTCGAGACCCTGGCCGCCAAATGGCGGCTCCAGGGCTATGTATTCGGCGCCGGCGACGGCGCGCAAGACGCATCCTGA
- the rapZ gene encoding RNase adapter RapZ has product MSFIIISGLSGSGKSIALQALEDVGFYCIDNLPAALLPHFAHQMDDMRSEFSDIAVGIDARNRLFLDAAPMNLEKLRALGVDYRIIFLEADEAVLMKRFKETRRRHPLTDTKTPLLESIRLEKARLEPLSVSCTRRIDTTHTTAQQLRQLIYEFARGASTRGITLLFESFGFKHGTPLDADYVFDVRCLPNPYWEQGLRALTGRDPAVAAFLERHPEVAAMQEHIADFLARWLPGFEQENRSYLTVAIGCTGGQHRSVYLAERLAAHFRKQGINTQIRHRELTEGIVSAAP; this is encoded by the coding sequence ATGAGCTTCATCATCATAAGCGGCCTGTCCGGGTCCGGAAAGAGTATCGCGCTCCAGGCGCTGGAAGATGTCGGCTTCTATTGCATCGACAACCTCCCGGCGGCACTGCTCCCGCATTTCGCCCACCAGATGGATGACATGCGCTCGGAATTCTCCGACATCGCCGTCGGCATCGACGCCCGCAACCGCCTGTTTCTCGACGCCGCGCCCATGAACCTCGAAAAACTCCGTGCGCTGGGCGTCGATTACCGGATCATCTTCCTCGAGGCCGACGAGGCGGTGCTCATGAAGCGTTTCAAGGAGACGCGCCGCAGGCACCCGTTGACGGATACCAAGACCCCGCTTCTCGAAAGCATACGGTTGGAGAAGGCGCGGCTCGAGCCCTTGTCGGTCTCTTGCACGCGGCGCATCGACACTACCCATACGACCGCCCAGCAGCTGCGACAGCTCATCTATGAATTCGCGCGTGGCGCGAGCACGCGCGGCATCACGCTGCTGTTCGAGTCCTTTGGGTTCAAGCATGGGACACCGCTCGACGCCGACTACGTCTTCGATGTCCGCTGTCTCCCCAACCCCTATTGGGAGCAGGGCCTGCGGGCGCTGACCGGAAGGGATCCGGCGGTTGCGGCATTCCTGGAGCGCCATCCGGAGGTGGCGGCGATGCAGGAACATATTGCGGACTTTTTGGCACGATGGCTGCCCGGCTTCGAGCAGGAGAACCGCAGCTACCTGACAGTGGCGATCGGCTGCACCGGCGGCCAGCATCGGTCGGTGTATCTGGCTGAGAGGCTTGCGGCGCACTTTCGCAAACAAGGGATAAACACCCAGATCCGACACCGGGAGCTCACCGAGGGCATTGTCTCGGCGGCACCCTAA
- the hpf gene encoding ribosome hibernation-promoting factor, HPF/YfiA family: MDITVSGQQVEITPPLRDYALEKVGRIQRHFDHAITADVVLHVEKKRYTAEANVRAKGAVIHADAAGEDMYAAIDLLTDKLDRQILRHKEKVMDQHRSG; encoded by the coding sequence ATGGATATCACGGTCAGTGGACAGCAAGTAGAGATCACCCCACCGTTGCGCGATTATGCCCTCGAGAAGGTCGGGCGCATCCAGCGCCATTTCGACCATGCCATCACCGCGGATGTGGTATTGCACGTGGAGAAGAAGCGCTATACCGCAGAGGCCAATGTGCGCGCCAAGGGCGCGGTCATCCATGCCGATGCCGCCGGCGAGGACATGTATGCCGCTATCGACCTCCTTACCGACAAGCTGGATCGGCAGATTCTCCGCCACAAGGAGAAGGTCATGGATCAACATCGGTCCGGCTGA
- a CDS encoding PTS sugar transporter subunit IIA, protein MAQKDVAFGLLEAVDHVLGQRPPALVAFPVHYETPPDELTTALSKAIRAVDQGEGVLILADIYGATHINVACRLLARHRVELVTGLNLPMLIRVLNYRDLPLDDLIGKALSGGMEGIVCATEFCLLDDAKHEVH, encoded by the coding sequence TTGGCACAAAAAGATGTGGCCTTCGGCCTTCTCGAGGCCGTAGACCACGTCCTGGGCCAGCGGCCACCCGCGCTGGTGGCCTTTCCCGTGCATTATGAGACGCCACCGGACGAACTGACTACGGCGCTCTCCAAGGCGATCCGCGCGGTCGACCAGGGCGAGGGGGTCTTGATCCTCGCCGATATCTATGGGGCCACCCATATCAACGTCGCCTGCCGCCTGCTGGCGCGCCATCGGGTGGAGCTCGTCACCGGCCTCAATCTACCCATGCTGATCCGCGTATTGAACTACCGCGACCTGCCGCTCGATGACCTTATCGGGAAGGCCTTGAGCGGCGGAATGGAAGGGATCGTCTGTGCCACTGAATTTTGTCTCCTGGATGACGCCAAGCATGAAGTGCATTGA
- the hprK gene encoding HPr(Ser) kinase/phosphatase has protein sequence MSTILTAQNVYEAQRETLKLAWQSGKAGANRLLELATARFPGMALVGHLNFVHPNRVQVIGTNETAYLYEHITPEARQLALAELFGSPSSAIVIVANGQDVPDEMRRAADAASMPLFSSSLPSPRVIHDLQYYLARALAEREILHGVFMEVMGLGVFLTGESGVGKSELALELLSRGHRLIADDACEFFRIGPDGLQGRCPDMLCDFLEVRGLGILNIRAMFGETAVRHEKTLHLIVRLKDYTSNPQSGIDRLQAEQKTRAILGIEVAEVALFVAPGRNLAVLVEVATRGHILRRRGINALEDFIHRQSLAMKSP, from the coding sequence ATGAGTACCATACTGACGGCGCAAAACGTGTACGAGGCCCAGCGCGAGACCTTGAAGCTCGCCTGGCAGTCTGGGAAGGCGGGCGCCAACCGCCTGCTGGAGCTCGCCACCGCGCGCTTCCCCGGAATGGCGCTTGTGGGCCACCTGAATTTCGTCCACCCCAACCGCGTGCAGGTCATCGGCACCAACGAGACCGCCTATCTCTACGAACACATCACCCCGGAGGCCCGCCAACTCGCGCTCGCCGAACTGTTCGGGTCCCCATCATCGGCGATCGTGATCGTCGCCAACGGTCAGGATGTCCCCGATGAGATGCGCCGCGCCGCGGACGCCGCATCCATGCCGCTTTTCAGCTCCTCGCTACCGAGCCCGCGGGTCATCCATGACCTCCAGTATTATCTAGCGCGTGCGCTCGCCGAGCGCGAGATCCTGCACGGCGTGTTCATGGAGGTCATGGGGCTCGGGGTGTTCCTGACAGGCGAGAGCGGGGTCGGAAAGAGCGAGCTCGCGCTTGAGCTTTTGAGCCGCGGCCACCGGTTGATCGCAGACGACGCCTGCGAATTCTTCCGCATCGGCCCCGATGGCCTCCAGGGCCGTTGCCCGGACATGCTCTGCGATTTCCTGGAGGTCCGCGGGCTTGGCATCTTGAACATCCGCGCCATGTTCGGCGAGACCGCGGTGCGCCATGAAAAGACCCTGCATCTCATCGTGCGCCTGAAGGATTACACATCCAACCCGCAATCCGGAATAGACCGGCTGCAGGCGGAACAGAAGACCCGCGCGATCCTCGGCATCGAGGTCGCCGAGGTGGCGTTATTCGTGGCCCCGGGCCGCAATCTCGCGGTGCTCGTCGAGGTCGCCACCCGCGGCCATATCCTGCGACGTCGGGGCATCAACGCCCTTGAGGATTTCATACACCGGCAGAGTCTCGCCATGAAGTCCCCATGA
- a CDS encoding HPr family phosphocarrier protein — protein sequence MKCIEVAVVNKLGMHARASAKLVSLASSFESTITVTRDGRSVNGKSIMGIMMLAAGQGSTLKICAEGVDEGEASQALCRLIEQRFGEEA from the coding sequence ATGAAGTGCATTGAGGTCGCGGTCGTCAATAAATTGGGCATGCATGCGCGGGCTTCGGCAAAGCTCGTAAGTCTCGCCTCGTCGTTCGAATCCACCATCACGGTGACCCGCGATGGGCGTAGCGTCAATGGCAAGAGCATCATGGGTATCATGATGCTGGCGGCCGGCCAGGGATCGACCTTGAAGATTTGCGCCGAGGGAGTAGACGAGGGCGAGGCCAGCCAGGCCCTGTGCCGACTGATCGAACAGCGCTTCGGAGAAGAGGCCTGA
- a CDS encoding RNA polymerase factor sigma-54, which produces MKQTLDLRIGQHLTITPQLQQAIRLLQLSSIELEQEIREVLEKNPLLEEADHTDGEEAAAEEPAEAVTADEVRDDGEGDADPAELDWEGDYEPAPSSSGSGDDDNDTNFEARNSRPTSLRDHLLWQLQMTPFSDRDRLVAIAIIDAIDEDGYFVGGVDDILATLPDLELTTDEVEAVLHQVQNFDPVGVAARHLGECLDLQLRRLDPATPYRDAARLLTDPTHLKLLGQRDFKEIKRLTHLDSETLGPAMALLKGLNPRPGSHVSTAPNAYVVPEILVKKRRGSWRADLNIAAMPRLRINSHYERMIQRGRGSAQDRFLHDHLQEARWFLKSLQSRNETLLKVARVIVDRQRGFFDHGPEAMRPLVLHDVAGEVGMHESTVSRVTTNKYMMTPRGIFELKYFFSSHVGTADGGTCSATAIRSLIRKIIEAEPPDRPISDSKIADLLLEQGINIARRTIAKYRESLSIPPSSQRKSLV; this is translated from the coding sequence ATGAAACAGACACTCGACCTCAGAATCGGGCAACACCTCACCATCACGCCCCAGCTGCAGCAGGCGATCCGTCTGCTGCAACTGTCGTCGATCGAGCTCGAGCAGGAGATACGCGAGGTCCTGGAGAAAAACCCGCTCCTGGAGGAGGCCGACCATACCGACGGCGAAGAGGCGGCGGCCGAGGAACCGGCCGAGGCGGTGACCGCCGACGAGGTCCGGGACGATGGCGAGGGCGACGCGGACCCCGCGGAACTCGACTGGGAGGGCGATTACGAGCCTGCGCCATCGAGTTCCGGGAGCGGCGACGACGACAACGACACCAATTTCGAGGCGCGCAACAGCCGCCCAACAAGCCTAAGGGACCACCTCCTCTGGCAACTGCAGATGACGCCGTTCTCGGATCGCGATCGGCTCGTGGCCATCGCCATCATCGACGCCATCGACGAAGACGGATATTTCGTGGGGGGCGTCGACGATATCCTGGCAACCCTCCCGGACCTGGAACTCACCACAGACGAGGTCGAGGCGGTCTTGCACCAGGTTCAAAACTTCGATCCGGTCGGGGTCGCCGCGCGCCACCTAGGCGAATGCCTCGACCTGCAGCTGCGCCGCCTGGACCCGGCGACACCCTACCGGGACGCCGCGCGCCTCCTCACAGACCCCACACACCTGAAACTCCTCGGGCAGCGTGATTTCAAGGAAATCAAGCGCTTGACGCACCTCGACTCGGAGACGCTGGGGCCCGCCATGGCTTTATTGAAGGGCCTGAACCCGCGGCCGGGATCGCATGTCTCGACCGCCCCCAATGCCTATGTCGTGCCGGAGATCCTGGTAAAGAAGCGGCGCGGGAGCTGGCGCGCCGACCTCAACATCGCCGCCATGCCGAGGCTGCGCATCAACAGCCACTATGAGCGCATGATACAACGCGGGCGCGGGTCCGCGCAGGATCGCTTCCTGCACGATCATCTCCAGGAGGCGCGGTGGTTCCTAAAGAGCCTGCAAAGCCGCAACGAGACCCTGCTCAAGGTGGCACGTGTCATTGTCGACCGCCAACGCGGCTTCTTTGATCATGGGCCGGAGGCCATGCGCCCCCTGGTCTTGCACGACGTCGCAGGAGAAGTCGGTATGCACGAATCCACGGTCTCGCGGGTCACCACCAACAAATACATGATGACGCCGCGTGGCATATTCGAGCTCAAATACTTCTTCTCGAGCCATGTCGGCACGGCCGACGGCGGCACCTGCTCGGCGACCGCCATCCGCTCGCTTATCCGCAAGATCATAGAGGCCGAGCCGCCCGACAGACCCATCAGTGACAGCAAGATAGCCGATTTGCTCTTGGAACAAGGCATCAATATCGCCAGGAGGACCATCGCGAAATACCGGGAGTCACTCAGTATCCCGCCGTCCAGTCAACGAAAATCGCTCGTTTAA
- the ptsP gene encoding phosphoenolpyruvate--protein phosphotransferase, producing MLALHGKGVSSGIAIGRAYVLKRERLKIPEYVIPAAFVEDEVQRFLEAVETTRRELSDIRDHIPPDAPVEAASFLDTHLLILNDTMVSDAPIKDIRDNQWNAEFALKTQSDRLIAVFEGMEDPYLRNKKIDVAQVVERVLRNLLNPDGHEAELIPDELDGRVVVANDLAPADAVTLKNKGIVAFVTNLGGPISHTAILSRSLGIPAIVAVHGATRYIDNNDVLIVDGKRGILFVAPDTIVISEYERRARKIERLQRELKALRTSEAISRDGVTVQLLANIELPEDMAGVHQALASGIGLYRTEFLFMNRKTPPDEEEQFAAYVKVIRELPGQPVTIRTLDLGADKHADIDLPTTAVNPALGLRAVRLCLQEVGLFKVQLRAILRASAFGTVRLMIPMLSNIDEIARVVELVREVQEELLRTGVDFDTDIPIGGMIEVPAAAVSADLFAAHLDFLSIGTNDLIQYTLAIDRVDDTVNYLYDPLHPSVLRLIAMTIDAADKQGIPVAMCGEMAGDTRYTRLLLGLGLREFSMHPSALLEIKKIVRESAIADLKQQSAQVMAARDPRAVQMLVERMNGDGDGATEG from the coding sequence ATGCTCGCACTTCACGGCAAGGGCGTAAGCAGCGGGATCGCCATAGGACGCGCCTATGTGTTGAAGCGCGAACGCCTGAAGATCCCGGAATACGTCATACCGGCGGCATTCGTGGAAGACGAGGTGCAACGCTTCCTGGAAGCCGTCGAGACTACGCGCCGGGAGTTGAGTGACATTCGCGATCACATCCCGCCGGACGCACCGGTCGAGGCGGCAAGCTTTCTCGACACCCATCTGCTCATTTTGAATGACACCATGGTCTCGGATGCACCCATAAAAGACATCCGCGATAATCAGTGGAATGCCGAGTTCGCGCTAAAGACCCAGAGCGATCGCCTGATTGCGGTGTTCGAGGGCATGGAGGACCCTTATCTGCGCAACAAGAAGATCGATGTCGCGCAGGTGGTCGAGCGGGTCCTGCGCAACCTCCTGAACCCGGATGGACACGAGGCCGAACTGATACCGGATGAATTGGATGGACGCGTCGTGGTTGCTAACGACCTCGCGCCGGCCGATGCCGTGACCCTGAAAAACAAGGGTATCGTGGCGTTTGTCACCAACCTCGGCGGACCGATCTCGCATACCGCCATCCTCTCGCGCAGCCTCGGGATACCGGCGATCGTCGCGGTTCACGGCGCCACCCGCTACATCGACAATAACGACGTGCTCATAGTCGACGGCAAGCGCGGAATCCTGTTCGTGGCCCCGGACACGATCGTGATCTCCGAATACGAGAGGCGCGCGCGCAAGATCGAACGGCTGCAGCGTGAACTGAAGGCCTTGCGCACAAGTGAGGCTATAAGCCGCGACGGCGTTACCGTGCAGCTGCTCGCCAACATAGAACTTCCCGAGGACATGGCCGGCGTTCATCAGGCCCTGGCGAGCGGTATCGGGCTTTATCGCACTGAGTTTTTGTTCATGAACCGCAAGACGCCGCCCGACGAGGAGGAGCAATTCGCGGCCTACGTCAAGGTGATACGCGAGCTCCCCGGGCAGCCGGTTACCATTCGTACGCTCGATCTGGGGGCAGACAAACACGCCGACATCGACCTGCCGACCACGGCCGTCAACCCGGCCCTGGGGTTGCGTGCCGTGCGTCTATGCCTGCAGGAGGTCGGGCTTTTCAAAGTCCAGCTGCGCGCTATTTTGCGCGCATCGGCGTTTGGAACGGTGCGCCTCATGATCCCCATGCTATCCAATATCGACGAGATCGCGCGCGTCGTCGAGCTCGTGCGCGAGGTGCAAGAAGAGCTGCTTCGGACTGGCGTCGACTTCGACACTGACATACCGATAGGGGGCATGATCGAAGTCCCGGCGGCCGCCGTGTCCGCTGACCTGTTCGCCGCCCACCTCGACTTCCTGTCGATCGGCACCAATGACCTCATTCAATACACGCTTGCCATCGATCGCGTTGATGACACCGTGAACTATCTCTACGATCCGCTCCACCCCTCGGTCTTGCGGCTCATCGCCATGACCATAGACGCCGCCGACAAGCAAGGCATCCCGGTGGCCATGTGCGGCGAGATGGCCGGCGACACGCGCTATACGCGCCTTTTGCTGGGACTTGGCCTGCGGGAATTCAGCATGCATCCCTCGGCGCTGCTCGAGATCAAAAAGATCGTGCGCGAGAGCGCGATCGCGGACTTGAAGCAGCAGTCCGCGCAAGTCATGGCAGCCCGCGACCCGCGCGCCGTCCAGATGCTGGTCGAGCGCATGAACGGTGATGGGGACGGAGCCACAGAAGGATGA